One segment of bacterium DNA contains the following:
- a CDS encoding type II toxin-antitoxin system Phd/YefM family antitoxin: MSTIAVSEAREDFSEIVDRAAHRHERVRLSRHGKEVAAMVPIEDLELLELLEDRADLDAIREALAESGDRAPYESLRKELGLE; this comes from the coding sequence ATGTCCACTATCGCCGTCAGCGAGGCCCGAGAGGACTTCTCAGAGATCGTGGACCGAGCCGCCCATCGCCACGAGCGTGTGCGTCTGTCTCGTCATGGCAAGGAGGTCGCCGCGATGGTGCCGATCGAGGATCTAGAGTTGCTAGAGCTACTGGAAGATCGCGCTGACCTCGACGCGATCCGCGAGGCGCTCGCGGAGAGCGGCGATCGTGCCCCCTACGAGTCGCTTCGCAAGGAACTCGGCCTGGAGTAG
- a CDS encoding type II toxin-antitoxin system RelE/ParE family toxin, protein MPRYSIEFTPAAERDLRKLARADRRTLRRVDAAIQALRTEPRPAGVRKLSGGDDYRIRVGDYRILYTIVDAVLVVCVIRVRDRKDVYGQR, encoded by the coding sequence GTGCCCCGGTATTCGATCGAGTTCACCCCTGCCGCTGAACGCGACCTCCGCAAGCTCGCGAGGGCCGATCGGCGGACGCTTCGCCGAGTCGATGCAGCGATCCAGGCGTTGCGAACCGAGCCCCGGCCGGCCGGCGTCAGAAAGCTCAGCGGCGGCGACGACTACCGCATTCGCGTCGGCGACTATCGGATTCTCTACACCATCGTCGATGCGGTGCTCGTCGTTTGCGTCATCCGGGTCCGTGACAGGAAAGATGTCTACGGCCAGCGGTAG